In the Azospirillum humicireducens genome, GGCCGGATCGGCCGGCTATTTCGACGACGCCGGCTTCCCCGCCGGAAGCGGCTGGGACGAACTGCTCTTCCCCAGCCTGGGCGACCCGCATGCCTATGCGCTGGAGATTTCCGGCGACAGCATGGAGCCGGTCTATCGCGACGGCGATACCATCATCGTCTCGCCAGCGGCGCAAATCCGCCGCAACGACCGCGTCGTCGTCCGCACCAAGGGCGGCGAGGTGATGGCCAAGCAGCTGATCCGCGAGACGGCCACCAAGATCGAGCTTCTGTCGATCAACCGGGCCCACCCCGATCGCAGCATCCCGCTGTCTGATGTCGCCTGGATGGCGCGGATCATCTGGGCGAGCCAGTGAGCGTAGAGCGACGTTAGCCCCCTCCCCATCCCTCCCCCTCTTCGAGGGAGAGGGGGTAGGACGCTTGCGGGAGTTATCCAACGGAGCGGCGGCAGTCCCCTCTCCCACCGACGGTGGGGGAGGGTTAGGGAGGGGGCAAAAGCCTCTCGCACCCCCAACCCTTCCTAGGAAAATTTCCCTTTACCATCCACCCCGGCAGGCGCTACCGTCCATTCCATGGACCGCGCCGCAAGCCTGGACAGCCTTCACCGCACCCATGACGCCCGCCCGCCGACGCCCGAGCTGCGTACCGCTTTGCTCGGCGGTGCCGCCCGCGCCAACGCCATAAAGCGCACCGCAGCGCTCCGCCTGCACACGGACCTCGCGGCCGAGGCGCGCCTCGCCACCGCCCGGCGTCGCCGCGCATTGACCGCCGCAACCTGCAGGACCGACGCGTGGCTGGCCCGTCTGGCCGCCACGCTGGCCCATCACCGCCGGGCAGCGGTGGCGCTGCTCGATCAGCGGAACGCATATTCCCAATAGAGCGCCCGCGCCCGCTGGAAGATCGGACCGGCCGCGAGGCTGCGGTCCTCCACCTTGATCACCGGCACGCATTTGGCGTGGTTGCCGGTGGAGAAGACCTCGTCGGCCTCCAGCACGTCCTTGGGCGTCAGGGTGCATTCCTCCACCGTCACGCCGTCGCCCCGCAGCAGGGCGATGATGCGCTGGCGGGTGATGCCGTTCAGGAAGCAGCCGTTCGGCACCGGGGTGCGCACCACGCCGTCCTTGGCGATGAAGATGTTGGAGGTGGCGAACTCCGCCACATTGCCGATGGCGTCCAGCATGATGGCATTCTGGAAGCCGCGCTTGCGCGCCTCGGTCAGCGCCAGCCCGGCATTGGGATACAGGCAGGCGGCCTTGGCTTCGGTCGGGGCCATGGTCGGGATCGGGCGGCGGCGGGTGGAGATGCAGGCGGCGAAGCCGGTCGGCTGCGGCAGCGGGTCCTCGTAGATCGACAGGACGAAGCGCGTGCTCTCCGGCGCCGGGGCGACGAAGCCGTCATCGGCGTAGAACATCGGACGGATATACAGCTCGGCG is a window encoding:
- a CDS encoding S24 family peptidase produces the protein MLKHTDIWRAIDRLAAQHGLSASGLARRAGLDPTTFNKSKRTTSDGKLRWPSTESISKVLDATGASLSEFVSLVGDGAGTTPLQRVPVIGYAQAGSAGYFDDAGFPAGSGWDELLFPSLGDPHAYALEISGDSMEPVYRDGDTIIVSPAAQIRRNDRVVVRTKGGEVMAKQLIRETATKIELLSINRAHPDRSIPLSDVAWMARIIWASQ
- a CDS encoding branched-chain amino acid aminotransferase gives rise to the protein MGGMAGQAWSWIQGEWVEGNPPIVGPLSHTLWLSSTVFDGARAFQGVAPDLDLHCARAIRSALVLGLEPMVTAGEIEELCWDGIRRFPKDAELYIRPMFYADDGFVAPAPESTRFVLSIYEDPLPQPTGFAACISTRRRPIPTMAPTEAKAACLYPNAGLALTEARKRGFQNAIMLDAIGNVAEFATSNIFIAKDGVVRTPVPNGCFLNGITRQRIIALLRGDGVTVEECTLTPKDVLEADEVFSTGNHAKCVPVIKVEDRSLAAGPIFQRARALYWEYAFR